The Fulvia fulva chromosome 1, complete sequence region ACCCTGTCGCAGGAGCCTTCGCCGGTGAAACAGAGGGAATGTTTACGCGAGCCTGGGCCACGGTGGAGACAAGGTAATAATGTGCATCCAACTGTCTGGAACCGCATCTCGAACTTCTGCAGTTAACGCGCCAGATTGATTTGTGCATATTCCTCAAAGGCGAAAGTCGCTGGACAACACATACATACATATCCATTCCTCTCCCAGTTCTTCCTTCTCATATGAAGGAGCGGTCATGAGCCTGACAGGCACCGATTCCTGGCTCTTGACAGATGCACACGGGCGGACATTCATACGGCACAGAATCCGAAGCGCTGTGCCACTCGCTGGCCCGCTCATCAGTGGATGGCAGCCGACACTTGCCTCTCGTCAATGCACTTCATTTCCCCGGTACCGCAGGTCAAAGCCATACGGACTTGTCGGACAGCATGGCTTGACGGTGCACGGGGAGGTTTTGAAATATGGCGGTGGCCATGGCCAACGCCGCGCTCGTGTATGGTGGTCCTGTCGGCTTCCGCCTCTGTGTAGTCATTACACGTGCTTTATGATGGTTGTTCCTGGGAGGTGATGACACACATCGCTCGGGTCCAGTGGCTTGAGATTCTCAGCGGCCTTCAACAGATGTAGGTTTGATGAAGTGCGCCTTTGTTCCCCACTCCGTTCTGACCTTGAGTCCTTTCATCTGTTGCTGATCAGTGGTGATTATCTGATGGGATCGCACGTTCATAGAATCTAAAGTCTTCGTCATCGGATTATCTTCGCAACAACAGCTTTCCAGTTTTGGAAGATAAAGTACAGTTCCAGTCGTCTCATGTGGAAGGGAAACTAATAGCAAGCCGCTTCGCTAGGCATCACTCCTCTCACGCGGGTAAACTCCTCTTACGTCGCCATGCGAGCTTTTATTTACCGACCACCGCTGCCCACCATTTTTTCTAATATTCAGCGATGTTGTTATGCTTTGGACGAGAATCCTAATCATTGTCCAGAAATCTGGTTGGCCTGTCATGTTCGCAGCATCTTCGCGACTTACTCGGACTCAGTCCACATACCTAAAAGCAAAGGGTACAAGGTCAGTAGATGTCTCAGCAAGATGCCTAGCACCCTTCAGTTTGCTTACCGGTCTTGTCCCTTGAACACTCTGCCAAACAGAATGATGTTAGCTATACTCGAGGACCACGTGGTAATGTCTTTGGCAGATGGTGCCAGGCAGGTCTGAGACAGACGATGCCTTCCACCCTTTTTTAGTACTTACCTAAAAATCCAAGTCAGCCAATTGCTCCAGCTTGGGCTCTAGTCTATAAAAGTGCTATTCAGTCTTCCGTCAGAGTGACCCAACCTGGGAGCAAGACAACTTACAGATGAGACTCGTAGTAATCGAGCAGTCGTTGAGGGCATTTTGTCCTCAAGAGCTGCATATTGTGCTGAGTTTTGCGACCATTGTCCCACTCCAGGAGACCGCTCAAGTCCTTGGGCTCGGTTTTGCCTTTTTTGATCACGCCGGGCTCAACGTCATCTTCGACGATTGCAGCAACACGCGTAACGTGGTCTTCCCATGAACCAAGTGGCGGTTCCCATTCTGCGGAGCCGTTGGTCTGACTTTTCCGACCCTTCTTCGGTGCAGGCGAGTCCAATGCTTCAGACTTTCTCTTGCCTGCTGGTCCTCCTTTCTTGTTCGGAGGCTCGGGGGTGCCGCCAACTTTCTGGTGATACGCCTCTAAGATCTCTGGCGCAGTCTCGCTGTAGTGGCATCAGTGTACAGATCATGCTTGATCGGTCGCGTCCCGTGCTTACAGGTTTTCCTTGGGCTCCCATGTGAGATCCTCATCGTTGTCGTAGCCGAACCACTTGACTTGGTAGTGTGTTTGACCTCTCACGAACTTGTGCTTGAGGATCTTCTCAACGACATATTCGTCCTCGCCCTCTTCTTCAGCATCATCATCCTCCTCCTCTGCCACTGGGTCGGCCTTGGTTGTCTTCTTCGCTGGTATGGCATCTGGAATATCGATGTCGGACTCGTCATCGGAAACAGCAGCTGTATCCACATCAGTCTAACGGTGCCAGCGGAGTAATGAGACTGATTGCGACTCACAAGGCATTGTAAAGGAGCTCTGTCGCGTCGTGAGTTGAGGTGGTGCGCGCTTGGCTTGTTCACTGCCAGTGGATATTGGTTAGCTCGTGCCTGTGTGTATCGCGACGAGGTGACTCTATGCGATGCGCGAGGTGGATGTGAGGTTTGTGCTCAATGGACGGAGTGGCTGGAGCGTGAGCTGATCGCGAGAGGAGCTGCGCAAGACAAGACGCCAAGACGCGAGGTGCGGCTGTTCCCGGTGGGGATCGCGTCTGCGCCAAAAAGTTCAATGTCGTTCAAGTCAAGCTGGTGGAGCTGGCTGCAGCAGACGTCGAAACATCCACCAGAAGCACATACCTGACTTTCTTTGCCCCCCCTTGCCCCCTTGGAACGCATTCTTGCCCGCCGAACGAAGATACTGTCGGAGCATATCGAAGCCGGTGCTAGTCACTGTCCGGACTTGGTGGAAGACGAGGTGTTTGCAGTGAGCTGCCTGGCGGGCTTTTCTGTCGAAGAGACAAGGCGAAGGAGAGGATGGCTGCAGGTCCTATGCGTGAGTTGAGCACATGACCGTGACATTGCAAGTGAAGTGACACTGACAGATTTACAGAGCTCGATCTGAGCAACGGTATGCGCATACACAGCACAGCACAGCACGTGCTCCCATACGGAAGCTTCACTGACACCTTCACACAGCTCAGATCACCCAAGACGAGTCCGGCAGACCCTTCATTATCGTCCGTGACCAAGGCAAGAAGCAGCGGACGCATGGGACGGATGCTGTGAAGCAGCACATCCAAGCCGCACGAACCATCACTTCGATCGTCAAGAGCTCGCTGGGCCCACGAGGTCTCGACAAAATCCTCATATCACCCGATGGCGACATCACAGTGACGAACGATGGAGCGACCATTCTCGGACAGATGGAGATCAAGGATCACATTGCAAAACTCCTGGTGTCACTCTCGCAGTCACAAGATGCGGAGATCGGAGACGGTACAACAGGTGTCGTCGTTCTGGCCGGCGCGCTTCTTGAACAAGCCTCAGAACTCATTGACAAGGGCATTCACCCGATCCGGATTGCAGACGGCTACGATGCGGCATGCGATGTCGCAGTGCGGGAGCTCGACCAGATCGCAGACGTTATTGACTTCACCAAGGAGAAGACAGAGAACCTCTTCAAGGTGGCCAAGACATCACTGGGAAGCAAGATCGTCTCGAAGACACATGACCAGTTCGCGCAGATGGCAGTGGATGCTGTACTTTCCGTCGCCGATCTGGAGAGGAAGGATGTGGACTTTGAGTTGATCAAGGTCGACGGCAAGGTCGGAGGTGCTCTGGAAGACTCGTTACTGGTCAAGGGTGTCATAGTTGACAAGGACTTCTCACACCCTCAAATGCCTTCTGAGGTACGCGACGCAAAGCTTGCCATCTTGACTTGCGCATTTGAGCCACCGAAGCCAAAGACCAAGCACAAGCTCGACATCACCAGCGTCGCAGAGTTCAAGGAGCTACAAAAGTACGAGCAGGCCAAGTTCACCGAGATGATCCAGCAGATCAAGGATACCGGTGCCAACGTCGTCATCTGCCAGTGGGGGTTTGACGACGAAGCAAATCACTTACTCCTCACCAACGAGCTACCTGCTGTGCGATGGGTTGGAGGTCCAGAAATTGAGCTCATCGCCATTGCCACAAACGGTCGCATTGTGCCTCGATTTGAGGACCTAAGTGCACAAAAACTTGGCAAGGCCGGCGTGGTGCGCGAGATGTCCTTTGGCACAACAAGAGAAAAGATGCTGGTCATTGAAGAGTGCGCCAACTCGCGAGCGGTTACTGCCTTCATCCGTGGCAGCAACAAGATGATCATCGACGAGGCCAAGCGATCACTACACGACGCACTTTGTGTCGTTCGCAACTTGGTTAAGGACAACCGAATTGTATATGGTGGCGGCTCTGCCGAGATCGCATGCTCTTTAGCTGTCGAGAAGGAAGCGTCACAGACACCTGGTCTGGAGCAGTACAGTATGCGTGCCTTCGCCGATGCGTTGGATGCTGTACCCATGGCACTCGCAGAGAACAGCGGTCTCAGTCCTATCGAGACATTATCGGAGCTCAAAGCGCGACAAGCGAAGGGCGAGGGTCGAGGCCGTCTTGGTGTCGACTGCATGCAGACCGGTTCCAACGACATGAAGCAGCACTTTGTGATCGACCCCTTGATCTCCAAGAGACAACAACTTCTTCTGGCGACCCAGCTATGCCGCATGGTACTCAAGATCAACAATGTAATTGTCGCTGGTAGCGATGACAACGACTTCTAGATGATTGATATGAGGGCTTACGAATGACGCATTGGCTTGCTCTCATGCATAGCGATGGTGCGCCCAGCCTACCAGGTCTACCCTAGGTATGTACATCATATAGAGCCTGTACATGGTGACCAGACGGTTTCAACAGGAGTACGCTGCTGCTATGATAGGGCCGGCGTGTGAACCACACCCACAGACAAGCCTTAGATCGGCCGAGCAGCATACGAAGATCGGAAAGCACGGCACGATTGTGCCTGCAGGTGACCGATACCGTCTGCAGAAAAGCTGCCA contains the following coding sequences:
- a CDS encoding Chromobox 5, coding for MPSAVSDDESDIDIPDAIPAKKTTKADPVAEEEDDDAEEEGEDEYVVEKILKHKFVRGQTHYQVKWFGYDNDEDLTWEPKENLETAPEILEAYHQKVGGTPEPPNKKGGPAGKRKSEALDSPAPKKGRKSQTNGSAEWEPPLGSWEDHVTRVAAIVEDDVEPGVIKKGKTEPKDLSGLLEWDNGRKTQHNMQLLRTKCPQRLLDYYESHLLEPKLEQLADLDF
- a CDS encoding T-complex protein 1 subunit epsilon, whose translation is MAAGPMQLDLSNAQITQDESGRPFIIVRDQGKKQRTHGTDAVKQHIQAARTITSIVKSSLGPRGLDKILISPDGDITVTNDGATILGQMEIKDHIAKLLVSLSQSQDAEIGDGTTGVVVLAGALLEQASELIDKGIHPIRIADGYDAACDVAVRELDQIADVIDFTKEKTENLFKVAKTSLGSKIVSKTHDQFAQMAVDAVLSVADLERKDVDFELIKVDGKVGGALEDSLLVKGVIVDKDFSHPQMPSEVRDAKLAILTCAFEPPKPKTKHKLDITSVAEFKELQKYEQAKFTEMIQQIKDTGANVVICQWGFDDEANHLLLTNELPAVRWVGGPEIELIAIATNGRIVPRFEDLSAQKLGKAGVVREMSFGTTREKMLVIEECANSRAVTAFIRGSNKMIIDEAKRSLHDALCVVRNLVKDNRIVYGGGSAEIACSLAVEKEASQTPGLEQYSMRAFADALDAVPMALAENSGLSPIETLSELKARQAKGEGRGRLGVDCMQTGSNDMKQHFVIDPLISKRQQLLLATQLCRMVLKINNVIVAGSDDNDF